One segment of Mus pahari chromosome 11, PAHARI_EIJ_v1.1, whole genome shotgun sequence DNA contains the following:
- the Hexb gene encoding beta-hexosaminidase subunit beta isoform X2, with product MPRSPRRAPGLLQALVTMVSLALVVSARLQPALWPFPRSVQMFPRLLYISEDFNIDHSPNSTAGPSCSLLQEAFRRYYNYVFGSYKRHHGPARFQDQPQLQKLLVSINLESQCDSFPSLSSDESYSLLVQEPVALLKANRVWGALRGLETFSQLVYQDSFGTFTINESSIADSPRFPHRGILIDTSRHFLPVKTILKTLDAMAFNKFNVLHWHIVDDQSFPYQSTTFPELSNKGSYSLSHVYTPNDVRMVLEYARLRGIRVIPEFDTPGHTQSWGKGQKNLLTPCYNQKIKTQMFGPVDPSVNTTYAFFDTFFKEISSVFPDQFIHLGGDEVEFQCWILEIISSLKKNSIVWQEVFDDKVELQPGTVVEVWKSEHYLYELTQVTGSGFPAILSAPWYLDLISYGQDWKNYYKVEPLNFEGSEKQKQLVIGGEACLWGEFVDATNLTPRLWPRASAVGERLWSPKIITDLENAYKRLAVHRCRMVSRGIAAQPLYTGYCN from the exons ATGCCGCGGTCCCCGCGTCGCGCCCCTGGGCTGCTGCAGGCGCTGGTGACGATGGTGTCGCTGGCCCTGGTGGTCTCGGCCCGACTGCAACCCGCGCTATGGCCTTTTCCGCGCTCGGTGCAGATGTTCCCGCGGCTGCTGTACATCTCGGAGGACTTCAACATCGACCACAGCCCCAATTCCACAGCGGGTCCTTCCTGCTCGCTGCTACAGGAGGCGTTTCGGCG ATATTACAACTATGTTTTTGGTTCCTACAAGAGACATCATGGCCCTGCTAGATTTCAAGATCAACCACAGTTGCAGAAGCTTCTGGTCTCCATTAACCTCGAGTCACAGTGTGATTCCTTCCCGAGCCTGTCTTCAGATGAATCCT ATTCTCTACTCGTACAAGAACCAGTAGCTCTCCTCAAGGCCAACAGAGTTTGGGGAGCATTACGTG GTTTAGAGACGTTTAGCCAGTTAGTTTACCAAGACTCTTTCGGGACT TTCACCATCAATGAATCCAGTATAGCTGATTCTCCAAGATTCCCtcacagaggaattttaattgaTACATCCAGACACTTCCTGCCTGTgaagacaattttaaaaactctg GATGCCATGGCTTTTAACAAGTTTAATGTTCTTCACTGGCACATAGTGGACGACCAGTCTTTCCCATATCAGAGTACCACTTTTCCTGAGCTAAGCAATAAG GGAAGCTACTCTTTGTCTCATGTCTATACACCAAACGATGTCCGTATGGTGCTTGAGTATGCCCGGCTCCGAGGGATTCGAGTCATACCAGAATTTGATACCCCTGGCCATACACAGTCTTGGGGCAAAG GACAGAAAAACCTTCTAACTCCATGTTacaatcaaaaaattaaaactcaaatgTTTGGACCTGTAGACCCAAGTGTAAACACAACGTATGCATTCTTTGAcacatttttcaaagaaatcagcAGTGTGTTTCCAGATCAGTTCATCCACTTGGGAGGAGATGAAGTGGAATTTCAATGTTG GATTTTGGAAATTATTTCATCCTTAAAGAAGAACTCTATTGTTTGGCAAGAAGTTTTTGATGATAAGGTGGAG CTTCAGCCGGGCACAGTAGTTGAAGTGTGGAAGAGTGAACATTATTTATATGAGCTAACGCAAGTCACAGGATCCGGCTTCCCTGCCATCCTTTCTGCTCCTTGGTACTTAGACCTGATCAGCTATGGGCAAGACTGGAAAAACTACTACAAAGTTGAACCCCTTAATTTTGAAG GCTCTGAGAAGCAGAAACAACTTGTTATTGGTGGAGAGGCCTGCCTATGGGGAGAATTTGTGGATGCAACTAACCTTACTCCAAGATTATG GCCTCGGGCAAGTGCTGTTGGTGAGAGACTCTGGAGCCCTAAAATTATCACTGACCTAGAAAATGCCTACAAACGACTGGCCGTGCACCGCTGCAGAATGGTCAG CCGTGGAATAGCTGCACAACCTCTCTATACTGGATACTGTAACTAA
- the Hexb gene encoding beta-hexosaminidase subunit beta isoform X1, translating to MPRSPRRAPGLLQALVTMVSLALVVSARLQPALWPFPRSVQMFPRLLYISEDFNIDHSPNSTAGPSCSLLQEAFRRYYNYVFGSYKRHHGPARFQDQPQLQKLLVSINLESQCDSFPSLSSDESYSLLVQEPVALLKANRVWGALRGLETFSQLVYQDSFGTFTINESSIADSPRFPHRGILIDTSRHFLPVKTILKTLDAMAFNKFNVLHWHIVDDQSFPYQSTTFPELSNKGSYSLSHVYTPNDVRMVLEYARLRGIRVIPEFDTPGHTQSWGKGQKNLLTPCYNQKIKTQMFGPVDPSVNTTYAFFDTFFKEISSVFPDQFIHLGGDEVEFQCWASNPNIQSFMKKKGFGSDFRRLESFYIKKILEIISSLKKNSIVWQEVFDDKVELQPGTVVEVWKSEHYLYELTQVTGSGFPAILSAPWYLDLISYGQDWKNYYKVEPLNFEGSEKQKQLVIGGEACLWGEFVDATNLTPRLWPRASAVGERLWSPKIITDLENAYKRLAVHRCRMVSRGIAAQPLYTGYCN from the exons ATGCCGCGGTCCCCGCGTCGCGCCCCTGGGCTGCTGCAGGCGCTGGTGACGATGGTGTCGCTGGCCCTGGTGGTCTCGGCCCGACTGCAACCCGCGCTATGGCCTTTTCCGCGCTCGGTGCAGATGTTCCCGCGGCTGCTGTACATCTCGGAGGACTTCAACATCGACCACAGCCCCAATTCCACAGCGGGTCCTTCCTGCTCGCTGCTACAGGAGGCGTTTCGGCG ATATTACAACTATGTTTTTGGTTCCTACAAGAGACATCATGGCCCTGCTAGATTTCAAGATCAACCACAGTTGCAGAAGCTTCTGGTCTCCATTAACCTCGAGTCACAGTGTGATTCCTTCCCGAGCCTGTCTTCAGATGAATCCT ATTCTCTACTCGTACAAGAACCAGTAGCTCTCCTCAAGGCCAACAGAGTTTGGGGAGCATTACGTG GTTTAGAGACGTTTAGCCAGTTAGTTTACCAAGACTCTTTCGGGACT TTCACCATCAATGAATCCAGTATAGCTGATTCTCCAAGATTCCCtcacagaggaattttaattgaTACATCCAGACACTTCCTGCCTGTgaagacaattttaaaaactctg GATGCCATGGCTTTTAACAAGTTTAATGTTCTTCACTGGCACATAGTGGACGACCAGTCTTTCCCATATCAGAGTACCACTTTTCCTGAGCTAAGCAATAAG GGAAGCTACTCTTTGTCTCATGTCTATACACCAAACGATGTCCGTATGGTGCTTGAGTATGCCCGGCTCCGAGGGATTCGAGTCATACCAGAATTTGATACCCCTGGCCATACACAGTCTTGGGGCAAAG GACAGAAAAACCTTCTAACTCCATGTTacaatcaaaaaattaaaactcaaatgTTTGGACCTGTAGACCCAAGTGTAAACACAACGTATGCATTCTTTGAcacatttttcaaagaaatcagcAGTGTGTTTCCAGATCAGTTCATCCACTTGGGAGGAGATGAAGTGGAATTTCAATGTTG GGCATCAAACCCAAACATCCAAAGCTTCATGAAGAAAAAGGGCTTTGGCAGCGATTTTAGAAGACTAGAAtccttttatattaaaaa GATTTTGGAAATTATTTCATCCTTAAAGAAGAACTCTATTGTTTGGCAAGAAGTTTTTGATGATAAGGTGGAG CTTCAGCCGGGCACAGTAGTTGAAGTGTGGAAGAGTGAACATTATTTATATGAGCTAACGCAAGTCACAGGATCCGGCTTCCCTGCCATCCTTTCTGCTCCTTGGTACTTAGACCTGATCAGCTATGGGCAAGACTGGAAAAACTACTACAAAGTTGAACCCCTTAATTTTGAAG GCTCTGAGAAGCAGAAACAACTTGTTATTGGTGGAGAGGCCTGCCTATGGGGAGAATTTGTGGATGCAACTAACCTTACTCCAAGATTATG GCCTCGGGCAAGTGCTGTTGGTGAGAGACTCTGGAGCCCTAAAATTATCACTGACCTAGAAAATGCCTACAAACGACTGGCCGTGCACCGCTGCAGAATGGTCAG CCGTGGAATAGCTGCACAACCTCTCTATACTGGATACTGTAACTAA